A window of Saccharomyces paradoxus chromosome XIII, complete sequence contains these coding sequences:
- the ARG80 gene encoding Arg80p (Transcription factor involved in regulating arginine-responsive genes~similar to YMR042W) — protein MTSNSDGSSTSLEEKPMIGDVGTNGSNKPIRRLSTPSPDQDQDQDQDQDGDFDDEDDDDKFSVSTSTPTPTITKTKENSGTSTTTRQKQPIKYIENKTRRHVTFSKRRHGIMKKAYELSVLTGANILLLILANSGLVYTFTTPKLEPVVRETEGKSLIRACINASDTPDAPDTSPAQEQSPAN, from the coding sequence ATGACGTCGAATAGTGACGGTTCAAGTACCAGTTTGGAAGAGAAACCAATGATCGGAGATGTTGGAACTAATGGTTCTAACAAACCCATACGCCGGCTTTCGACGCCATCGCCAGATCAAGATCAAGACCAAGATCAAGACCAAGATGGAGATTttgacgatgaagacgatgacGACAAATTCAGCGTGAGCACCTCAACTCCCACTCCGACCATCACAAAAACTAAGGAAAACAGTGGCACAAGCACCACAACGAGGCAGAAGCAGCCGATCAAGTACATTGAGAACAAGACCCGGAGGCATGTCACTTTTTCCAAGAGGCGGCACGGGATTATGAAAAAAGCATATGAGCTCTCCGTTCTGACGGGCGCCAACATCCTACTACTAATTCTAGCCAACTCCGGTCTGGTTTACACTTTCACCACTCCAAAGCTTGAACCGGTGGTACGGGAAACCGAGGGTAAGAGCCTCATCAGGGCATGCATCAATGCTTCTGACACTCCTGACGCTCCCGATACATCACCGGCACAGGAACAATCTCCGGCCAACTGA
- the MCM1 gene encoding transcription factor MCM1 (Transcription factor~similar to YMR043W), translating to MSDIEEGTPTNNGQQKERRKIEIKFIENKTRRHVTFSKRKHGIMKKAFELSVLTGTQVLLLVVSETGLVYTFSTPKFEPIVTQQEGRNLIQACLNAPDDEEEDEEEDGEEDDDDDDDGNDMQRQQAQQQPQQQQQVLNAHANSLGHLNQDQVPAGALKQEVKSQLLGGTNPNQNSIIQQQQHHTQNSQPQQQQQQQQQQQQPQQQMPQHPRPQQGIPHPQQPQPQQQQQQLQQQQQQQPLTGIHQPHQQAFANAGSPYLNAEQNAAYQQYFQEPQQGQY from the coding sequence ATGTCTGATATCGAAGAAGGTACGCCTACTAATAATGGGCAACAGAAGgagagaagaaagataGAAATTAAGTTCATCGAGAATAAAACAAGGCGCCATGTgacattttccaaaaggaAGCACGGTATCATGAAAAAGGCTTTCGAGCTTTCTGTGCTAACAGGCACCCAGGTTCTGTTACTTGTCGTTTCAGAAACTGGTTTGGTATACACTTTCAGTACGCCGAAGTTTGAACCTATAGTCACACAGCAAGAGGGTAGAAACCTGATCCAGGCCTGTCTTAATGCCcctgatgatgaagaagaagacgagGAGGAAGACggcgaagaagatgacgatgatgacgatgatggTAATGATATGCAACGCCAGCAAGCGCAACAACAGCcgcaacaacagcagcaagTATTGAATGCACACGCGAATAGCTTAGGTCACCTGAATCAAGATCAGGTACCGGCAGGTGCGCTGAAACAAGAGGTGAAGTCACAATTGCTAGGCGGTACTAATCCTAACCAAAACTCAATAAttcaacagcagcaacatCACACGCAGAATTCGCAaccacaacaacaacagcagcagcaacagcagcagcagcaaccACAACAGCAAATGCCACAGCATCCTCGACCACAGCAAGGAATACCACATCCGCAACAACCGCAGccacagcaacagcaacaacagctgcaacagcaacaacaacagcagccTCTCACTGGCATTCATCAGCCTCATCAACAGGCTTTTGCCAATGCTGGCTCTCCCTACCTGAACGCTGAACAGAACGCTGCCTACCAACAATATTTCCAAGAACCGCAACAAGGTCAATACTGA
- the IOC4 gene encoding Ioc4p (Member of a complex (Isw1b) with Isw1p and Ioc2p~similar to YMR044W), with product MSEAIFQPTDIVLAKVKGFSAWPAMIIPNELIPDNILKTKPMSVHKGKSDNDKDADVDAGAESEAGDREQSDEEEAEAFGESEVNPEKFIIHTPVLKFRKNDALKPAYCVKFFCDDSYIWVKPTDMKILTSEDCRQWLSGKQRKNKKLIPAYEMAMRGKDGIDIWEFVEYGSYGKPDEEEYVEEDEEEDEPKKMATRPTRSSSRQRHKRVSETEKSEDGNTNKRKRVTRSTRQQVVDTSEEEDEGVEEDEDEDEEVQEIVRKRPQRSKTKKAVVSNAKPKPKPKPKKEKPKPPKIIKYHFEDDEDWSIVGLGPQDLSIEKTMDPIAKKLSQKKNLEKHAEVKLDLEDKLAGINKLLCEVLCSAINQAVSIKDDFEVILDELQTALDTRGSKNEFITIFQSNNSLLLNFRILFNLRKKELNKWDLWDRFQDIFKHIYSYQFIPDTKDWQLEQDMEVEEIGQEDPNSHEPVKEEETKTGA from the coding sequence ATGTCGGAAGCGATATTTCAGCCAACGGATATTGTTCTTGCAAAAGTTAAAGGGTTTTCAGCATGGCCGGCAATGATCATCCCTAATGAACTCATCCCAGATAACATCCTCAAGACCAAACCTATGAGCGTGCACAAAGGCAAGTCAGACAATGATAAGGATGCAGATGTAGACGCAGGAGCAGAATCAGAGGCGGGAGATCGGGAGCAAAGcgacgaagaagaagcgGAGGCTTTTGGTGAAAGTGAGGTTAAtcctgaaaaattcataatACACACTCCAGTTTTAAAGTTCCGTAAAAATGATGCGCTGAAACCGGCTTACTGTGTCAAGTTTTTTTGCGATGATTCTTATATCTGGGTGAAGCCTACGGATATGAAGATTCTAACAAGCGAGGATTGTCGTCAGTGGCTAAGCGGCAAACAGcggaagaacaagaaactAATACCGGCCTATGAAATGGCTATGAGGGGCAAAGATGGAATTGATATTTGGGAATTCGTGGAATATGGGTCTTACGGAAAGCCAGATGAAGAGGAATACgtagaagaagatgaagaagaagacgaacctaaaaaaatggcaacAAGACCGACTAGATCTTCCAGTAGACAGCGTCATAAACGCGTCTCTGAAACGGAAAAGAGTGAGGACGGCAATACAAACAAGCGGAAGAGAGTTACCAGATCGACTAGGCAACAAGTGGTTGACACTTCagaggaggaagatgaGGGAGTGGAGgaagacgaagacgaagatgaagaagtaCAGGAGATTGTTAGAAAGAGGCCGCAAAGAAGCAAAACTAAGAAAGCGGTAGTGTCGAATGCTAAGCCAAAGCCAAAGCcaaagccaaaaaaagaaaaacctAAACCACCCAAAATAATCAAGTatcattttgaagatgatgaagattgGAGTATTGTTGGGTTGGGTCCGCAAGATTTATCAATCGAAAAAACAATGGATCCGATTGCGAAAAAACTGTcgcagaagaaaaacttaGAAAAGCATGCAGAGGTTAAGTTAGATTTGGAGGATAAACTAGCAGGCATCAACAAACTATTGTGTGAAGTCTTATGTTCAGCTATCAACCAGGCCGTTTCGATAaaggatgattttgaagtaATATTAGATGAATTGCAGACTGCCCTTGACACCAGGGGGTCCAAAAACGAATTTATAACAATTTTCCAGTCGAACAATTCCTTACTGTTGAACTTTAGAATATTATTCAACttaaggaaaaaggaactGAACAAATGGGACCTATGGGATCGTTTCCAAGACATTTTTAAGCATATTTATTCATATCAGTTTATACCTGATACGAAAGATTGGCAACTAGAGCAAGATATggaagttgaagaaatagGTCAGGAAGACCCGAACTCTCATGAACCTGtgaaggaagaagaaaccaaaACGGGAGCATAA
- the NUP116 gene encoding FG-nucleoporin NUP116 (FG-nucleoporin component of central core of the nuclear pore complex~similar to YMR047C) translates to MFGVSRGAFPSATTQPFGSTGSSFGAQQQQQQPVANNSTFGLGQQTNATQAPAFGSFGNQTSNSPFGMSGSTAVNGTPFGQSQLGTNNNASGSIFGGMGNNTSLAAGSASVAPNSTAGTSIKPFTTFEEKDPTTGVTNVFQSITCMPEYRNFSFEELRFQDYQAGRKFGTGQNGASTTFSNPQDSTNAGFGMMGNNNPTTSATTGGLFGQKPATGMFGTGSGGFGSGATNSTGLFGSSTNLSGNSAFGANKPATSGGLFGNTTNPTNNTNSTGLFGQQNSSTNGGLFGQQQNSFGASNISNGGAFGQVNRGAFPQQQTQQSTGGIFGQSNANANGGTFGQQPGSGGLFGAKPASAGLFTQPGGTKTFGMGTNSTGATSGGLFGQSNQQQSGGGLFGQQQNSNTGGLFGQNNQNQNQPGLFGQQNSSNTFGQPPQQGGLFGSKSTGGLFGQQQGASNFGSGNTQGNSLFGQNNQQQQSTGGLFGQQNNQSQSQPGGLFGHSNQSNNQPFGQNGLQQPQENTNLFGTKPTGFGNTGLFSNSATNQNGGMSGNNQQQQPGGLFQNKQQPAPGGLFGSKPANSVGGGLFGNSQVANQNNPASTTGGLFGNKPATGSLFGGTNGTAPNASSGGIFGSNNASNTATTTNSTGLFGNKPVSAGAPTVGGGLFGNNNNLNNPTGSTGLFSNNNPSQSTNSGGLFQNNTNTNISGGGLFSQSSQPMIQSQNGLQQQQQQKLQLQNSNPYGTNELFSKATVVNTVSSPIQPSATKIKADERKKASLTSAYKMVPKTLFTAKLKVNNSIMDRVQIKADPKLSISIDKKNNQVAISSQQEETLDESILKASELLFNPDKRSFKNLINNKKLLTTSEEKSNGSLNHDITDKSKSDEQETILGKPKMDEKEATNGGETTILPSKNDEENSNTINRPRDMGEENKENVVTLQKRAYSEDDKKTVVVDVAEKDASFINEDYYISPSIDTLSSYPLLKLRKVPHLIVGHRSYGKIEFLEPVDLAEIPLTLLGGIIITFEPKTCIIYAGSPNRPKRGEGINVRARITCFNCYPVDKSTRKPIKDPNHQLVKRHIDRLKRNPNSKFESYDANSGTYVFIVNHAAEQTF, encoded by the coding sequence ATGTTTGGAGTTAGCCGTGGTGCATTTCCCAGCGCAACAACACAGCCATTTGGCTCAACAGGATCATCTTTTGGTgcacaacagcaacaacagcaaccaGTAGCAAACAATTCTACCTTCGGCCTCGGTCAGCAAACAAATGCAACACAGGCACCTGCATTCGGTAGTTTTGGTAACCAGACTTCCAATTCTCCCTTCGGAATGTCTGGATCGACAGCGGTCAACGGTACTCCTTTCGGTCAAAGTCAATTGGGTACAAACAACAACGCCTCTGGCTCGATTTTTGGTGGCATGGGTAATAACACATCACTTGCTGCTGGTTCTGCATCTGTCGCGCCCAACTCTACGGCAGGTACAAGCATTAAACCCTTTACTACATTCGAAGAGAAGGATCCAACCACGGGTGTCACCAACGTTTTCCAAAGTATCACCTGTATGCCAGAATACAGaaacttttcctttgaaGAATTGAGATTTCAAGACTATCAAGCTGGAAGAAAATTCGGTACGGGTCAAAATGGCGCCAGTACTACCTTTAGCAATCCTCAAGATAGTACCAATGCAGGATTTGGAATGATGGGGAATAACAACCCCACTACTTCTGCTACAACAGGGGGTTTATTCGGCCAGAAGCCGGCAACAGGCATGTTTGGAACTGGATCAGGTGGTTTTGGCTCTGGAGCTACCAACTCTACAGGATTGTTTGGAAGTTCTACTAACCTTTCAGGGAATTCAGCATTCGGAGCAAATAAACCTGCCACTTCTGGCGGATTGTTTGGTAATACAACCAACCCTACAAACAATACCAATAGCACAGGCCTTTTCGGCCAGCAAAATTCGAGTACTAATGGAGGTTTATTTGgtcaacaacaaaattcATTTGGGGCAAGTAATATAAGTAACGGAGGCGCCTTTGGTCAGGTGAATCGTGGTGCCTTCCCGCAACAACAAACACAACAAAGCACTGGTGGTATATTTGGTCAGTCAAACGCCAACGCAAATGGCGGCACTTTTGGCCAACAGCCAGGCAGTGGTGGTCTTTTTGGAGCCAAACCAGCTTCTGCTGGACTATTTACGCAACCTGGTGGTACAAAAACATTTGGAATGGGTACCAACTCGACTGGCGCTACCTCTGGTGGCTTATTTGGGCAAAGTAACCAGCAGCAAAGTGGGGGAGGATTATTTGGCCAGCAACAGAATTCTAACACTGGAGGACTGTTCGGTCAAAATAATCAGAACCAGAACCAGCCCGGTTTATTTGGACAGCAAAACTCCTCAAACACATTTGGCCAACCACCACAACAAGGTGGGTTGTTTGGAAGCAAATCTACAGGTGGACTGTTTGGACAACAACAGGGTGCATCCAATTTTGGGTCTGGTAACACCCAAGGCAATTCTTTGTTCGGGCAAAATaatcaacaacagcaatCAACGGGAGGATTATTCGGACAACAAAACAACCAGTCACAGTCTCAACCCGGCGGGTTGTTTGGCCACTCGAATCAAAGTAACAATCAACCATTTGGCCAAAATGGGTTACAACAACCACAAGAGAATACTAATCTTTTTGGAACGAAACCCACCGGTTTTGGCAATACAGgtttattttcaaacaGCGCAACAAATCAGAATGGCGGTATGAGCGGAAACAatcagcaacagcaaccGGGAGGTTTGTTCCAAAATAAACAGCAACCGGCTCCGGGAGGCCTGTTTGGCTCAAAACCAGCAAACTCTGTTGGGGGCGGATTATTTGGAAACAGTCAAGTTGCTAATCAAAACAATCCTGCCTCAACTACTGGGGGATTATTTGGTAACAAGCCTGCTACGGGATCTCTTTTCGGAGGTACCAATGGCACAGCTCCAAACGCCTCTTCAGGTGGGATATTTGGGTCCAATAATGCATCTAACACGGCGACCACGACCAATTCTACTGGTTTGTTTGGCAATAAACCTGTTAGTGCAGGGGCTCCCACAGTTGGTGGAGGACTGTTTggaaacaataacaacTTGAATAATCCAACTGGTTCAACGGGCTTGTTTAGTAATAATAACCCTTCGCAATCTACTAATAGTGGAGGcttatttcaaaataacACTAATACGAATATCTCCGGCGGAGGATTGTTTTCACAATCTTCTCAGCCAATGATACAATCACAGAACGGGcttcaacaacaacaacagcaaaaaTTACAACTTCAAAATAGTAATCCATACGGTACTAATGAACTCTTTTCGAAGGCAACTGTCGTCAACACAGTTTCCAGTCCGATTCAACCAAGCGCTACAAAGATCAAAGCTGATGAGCGCAAAAAAGCCAGTTTGACCAGCGCATATAAGATGGTTCCTAAAACCTTATTTACAGCCAAGCTTAAGGTTAATAATTCTATAATGGATAGGGTCCAGATCAAGGCTGATCCAAAATTGTCCATTTCCATcgataaaaagaataatcaGGTAGCAATATCTAGCCAACAGGAGGAAACCTTAGACGAAAGCATATTAAAAGCCTCTGAGTTATTATTTAATCCCGACAAAAGATCATTTAAGAACCTAATTAATAACAAGAAACTGTTGACCACATCTGAGGAAAAGAGTAATGGATCATTGAACCACGATATCACTGATAAAAGTAAAAGTGATGAACAAGAAACGATCCTGGGAAAGCCAAAGatggatgaaaaagaagccaCTAATGGCGGGGAAACAACAATTTTGCCCTCAAAAaacgatgaagaaaacagcAATACAATAAATCGCCCCAGAGACATGGGCGAagaaaataaggaaaaCGTCGTCACTTTGCAAAAGCGAGCATATtcagaagatgataaaaagACGGTTGTTGTGGACGTTGCAGAAAAAGATGCTTCCTTCATCAACGAAGATTACTACATTTCTCCATCCATAGACACCTTATCCTCTTATCCTCTGTTGAAACTGCGCAAAGTTCCTCATTTAATCGTGGGTCATAGAAGTTATGGTAAAattgaatttcttgaacCTGTTGACCTCGCCGAAATTCCTTTGACCTTATTAGGAGGTATTATCATTACTTTTGAGCCGAAAACTTGTATAATATATGCGGGCTCACCTAACAGACCGAAGAGAGGCGAAGGTATTAACGTTCGAGCTAGAATTACCTGCTTTAATTGTTATCCTGTAGATAAATCTACTAGGAAACCTATAAAGGATCCAAACCATCAACTGGTTAAGAGGCATATTGACCgcttaaaaagaaacccAAATTCCAAGTTTGAAAGTTATGATGCAAACAGTGGTACATACGTGTTTATCGTAAACCATGCTGCAGAGCAGACCTTCTGA
- the CSM3 gene encoding Csm3p (Replication fork associated factor~similar to YMR048W) gives MDQESDSLLLDFNGSGGAQKDPTIPNGLDGSVVDPTIADPTAIVTKKRRPQVKLTAEKLLSDKGLPYVLKNAHKRIRISSKKNSYDNLSNIIQFYQLWAHELFPKAKFKDFMKICQTVGKTDPVLREYRVSLFRDEMGMSFDVGTQEAGQDLEAQSLMVEEHATAMGAGPIAADSFSAQDKRDVNGHDHDNDEDDEIYHLSSNNRRRRVLDERGNNATVAHNVVPPKEDVDTLLKKFKLQGPSGFTEDEKKLLLGWLDAHRSMEKDYMTEEDVQLVQNLEEWEMNDIERQESHYDFLPREDEFGVDQDELDAMKEMGF, from the coding sequence ATGGACCAGGAATCTGATAGTTTGTTACTAGATTTCAATGGCTCCGGTGGTGCCCAAAAAGACCCAACCATACCGAATGGCTTGGATGGTTCAGTGGTTGATCCTACCATAGCGGACCCAACTGCAATTGTAACTAAAAAGAGAAGGCCTCAAGTAAAATTAACAGCCGAAAAACTACTCAGTGATAAAGGTTTACCGTATGTTCTGAAAAATGCACATAAAAGGATACGAATCtcctcaaaaaaaaactcttatgataatttatcaaatattaTTCAGTTTTATCAGCTTTGGGCACATGAATTGTTTCCCAAGGCAAAATTCAAGGATTTTATGAAGATTTGTCAGACAGTAGGTAAAACAGATCCAGTTCTGAGAGAATATAGAGTTAGTCTTTTCAGAGATGAGATGGGCATGAGCTTCGATGTTGGCACACAGGAGGCTGGACAAGACTTGGAAGCACAATCGCTTATGGTTGAAGAACATGCTACTGCCATGGGGGCGGGGCCTATTGCTGCAGATAGTTTCAGCGCACAAGACAAAAGAGACGTAAATGGACATGATCATGAtaatgacgaagatgatgaaatctATCACCTTTCTTCCAACaacagaagaagacgaGTTTTGGACGAACGAGGGAATAATGCAACAGTAGCACACAATGTTGTACCGCCTAAGGAAGATGTGGATACATTACTAAAAAAGTTTAAGTTACAAGGGCCCTCTGGCTTTACTGAAGACGAGAAGAAGCTTTTATTAGGATGGCTAGACGCGCATCGTAGTATGGAAAAAGATTATATGACTGAAGAAGACGTTCAGCTGGTACAAAACCTGGAAGAATGGGAAATGAACGATATAGAAAGACAGGAGAGTCATTATGATTTTTTGCCAAGAGAAGACGAATTTGGTGTAGATCAAGATGAGTTAGATGCTATGAAGGAAATGGGCTTTTAA
- the ERB1 gene encoding ribosome biogenesis protein ERB1 (Constituent of 66S pre-ribosomal particles~similar to YMR049C) has product MAKDNRIIETKISKKRAANEESDVEQDEDNLLSVNGLIDAEASESDEDDEEYESAVEEKESSSDGETKEDSDDDSDAELNKLLAEEEGEEEEDYDSSEFSDDTTSLTDKLSGVKLHTIADPNIYSKYADGSDRVIKPEINPVYDSDDSDAETQNTIGNIPLSAYDEMPHIGYDINGKRIMRPAKGSALDQLLESIELPEGWTGLLDKNSGSSLNLTKEELELISKIQRNEQTDDSINPYEPLIDWFTRHEEVMPLTAVPEPKRRFVPSKNEAKRVMKIVRAIREGRIIPPKKLKEIKEKEKTEDYQYDLWGDSTETNDHVMHLRAPKLPPPTNEESYNPPEEYLLSPEEKEAWENTEYSERERNFLPQKYSALRKVPGYGESIRERFERSLDLYLAPRVRKNKLNIDPNSLIPELPSPKDLRPFPIRCSTVYAGHKGKVRTLSIDPSGLWLATGSDDGTVRVWEILTGREVYRTTLVDGDENPDDHIECIEWNPDVNNGILAVAVGENIHLIVPPIFGYDIENNGKTKIEDGFGYDTFGTVKKSNLEVNEDGNDDEDGENESTKNAVKKQVAQWNKPSQKQLERDICITISCKKTVKRLSWHRKGDYFVTVQPDSGNTSVLIHQVSKHLTQSPFRKSKGIIMDAKFHPFKPQLFVCSQRYVRIYDLSQQILVKKLLPGARWLSKIDIHPRGDNLIASSFDKRVLWHDLDLASTPYKTLRYHDKAVRSVNFHKKLPLFSSAADDGTIHVFHATVYDDMMKNPMIVPLKKLTGHKVMNSLGVLDAIWHPREAWLFSAGADNTARLWTT; this is encoded by the coding sequence ATGGCAAAGGACAACAGAATTATCGAGACAAAGATCTCAAAAAAGAGAGCAGCTAATGAAGAATCTGATGTCGAGCAAGACGAGGACAACCTTTTATCCGTTAATGGTTTGATCGATGCGGAAGCAAGCGAGAGTGACGAAGACGACGAAGAATACGAGTCTgctgttgaagaaaaggaatcGTCATCTGATGGAGAAACCAAAGAAGATTCCGATGACGACTCAGATGCCGAATTAAACAAACTACTCGCCGAAGAGGAAGgtgaggaagaagaggacTACGACAGCTCTGAGTTTTCAGACGACACAACTTCCTTAACAGACAAATTATCAGGCGTAAAATTACATACCATCGCCGATCCGAATATTTACTCAAAATATGCAGATGGTAGTGATAGAGTTATCAAACCTGAAATTAATCCAGTTTATGATAGCGATGATAGTGATGCCGAAACGCAAAATACCATTGGTAATATTCCACTTTCTGCATACGACGAAATGCCCCATATTGGATACGATATCAACGGCAAAAGAATCATGAGACCTGCTAAGGGTTCTGCCTTAGACCAACTGTTGGAGTCTATCGAGTTACCTGAAGGCTGGACTGGGTTATTGGACAAGAATTCAGGTTCAAGTTTGAACTTAACGAAAGAAGAACTGGAACTTATTTCTAAAATACAAAGGAACGAACAAACTGATGATAGTATAAATCCATACGAGCCGTTGATCGATTGGTTCACGAGACATGAAGAAGTTATGCCATTAACTGCTGTTCCGGaaccaaaaagaagatttgtTCCATCCAAAAATGAAGCCAAAAGAGTTATGAAAATTGTTAGAGCTATCAGAGAAGGCCGTATTATTCctccaaaaaaattaaaggaaataaaagagaaggaGAAAACCGAAGACTATCAATACGACTTATGGGGTGATTCTACTGAAACTAATGATCATGTGATGCATCTAAGAGCACCAAAATTACCTCCACCAACTAATGAAGAAAGTTACAATCCACCCGAAGAGTATCTTTTGTCgcctgaagaaaaagaggctTGGGAAAATACTGAATATagtgaaagagaaagaaacttCTTGCCTCAAAAGTATTCTGCCTTAAGAAAGGTCCCTGGTTACGGCGAATCTATTAGAGAAAGATTTGAAAGGTCTTTAGATTTGTATCTAGCGCCTCGTGTCCGtaaaaacaaattgaatatcGATCCAAATTCTTTGATCCCAGAACTTCCCTCTCCTAAGGATTTGAGACCTTTCCCTATTCGTTGCTCAACGGTATACGCTGGCCACAAGGGGAAAGTACGTACATTGTCCATTGATCCTTCTGGATTATGGCTAGCAACAGGCTCTGATGACGGAACAGTCAGAGTATGGGAAATTTTAACTGGTAGGGAAGTTTATAGAACAACTTTGGTCGATGGCGATGAAAACCCAGATGACCATATTGAATGCATTGAATGGAATCCTGACGTTAATAACGGTATTCTCGCAGTTGCTGTTggtgaaaatattcatcTAATAGTACCACCAATATTCGGTTAcgatattgaaaataacGGCAAAACAAAGATTGAAGATGGTTTCGGCTACGATACTTTTGGTACTGTTAAAAAATCTAACCTAGAAGTCAATGAGGATGGtaatgacgatgaagatggtgAAAATGAATCTACTAAGAATGCCgtaaaaaaacaagtaGCCCAGTGGAACAAACCTTCTCAAAAGCAACTAGAAAGAGATATTTGTATCACtatttcttgtaaaaaaacTGTAAAAAGGCTTTCATGGCATAGAAAGGGTGATTATTTCGTCACCGTCCAACCTGATTCTGGTAACACTTCTGTTTTGATTCACCAAGTTTCCAAGCATTTGACCCAATCCCCATTCAGAAAATCGAAGGGGATTATTATGGATGCCAAGTTCCATCCTTTCAAACCTCAATTGTTTGTCTGTTCCCAAAGATATGTCAGAATTTATGATTTATCTCAACAAATATTAGTAAAGAAACTGTTGCCTGGTGCCCGTTGGTTATCTAAAATCGATATTCACCCAAGAGGCGATAATTTAATTGCTTCGTCGTTTGACAAGAGAGTCTTGTGGCACGACCTGGATTTGGCTAGCACGCCATACAAAACACTAAGATATCATGATAAAGCTGTCAGAAGTGTGAATTTTCACAAAAAGTTACCTCTATTCAGTTCTGCCGCTGATGACGGTACCATACATGTTTTCCATGCCACTGTTTATGACGAcatgatgaaaaatccaatgaTTGTGCCACTAAAGAAACTAACCGGTCACAAAGTAATGAATAGTCTGGGTGTTCTCGACGCTATTTGGCATCCAAGGGAAGCTTGGCTATTTTCTGCCGGTGCTGATAATACGGCTCGTTTATGGACCACATAG
- the FAR3 gene encoding Far3p (similar to YMR052W), with protein sequence MNSGGSDSFDYLLQLTKALSAECRANRQETDRIELLLKRLAKQSGISYDKLSKNIIPDSWKDNRSQTAPPPTEEQRLISENFKLIYEIEKQEYFNTKALALINNINEHFSYIKNFIDEQNSIRERNVVAFTSEKLDERNRSLQQNYRSLKTENEETKKKLHTVVEQLEKLLKEVDWDRIPKNSRDYIRFRKQLEYLQDAYQILK encoded by the coding sequence ATGAACAGTGGTGGTAGTGACAGTTTTgattatcttcttcaattgacAAAAGCCTTAAGTGCAGAGTGTCGGGCTAATAGACAAGAGACCGATCGAATAGAGCTATTACTAAAACGCCTTGCCAAACAATCAGGAATATCTTACGATAAATTGAGCAAAAATATAATCCCGGATTCATGGAAAGATAACAGGTCCCAAACAGCACCTCCTCCTACAGAGGAACAGCGACTTATTAGCGAAAATTTTAAACTCATATACGAGATTGAAAAACAAGAGTACTTCAATACAAAGGCTCTTGCGCTAATTAACAACATAAATGAGCATTTTTCGTACATTAAAAACTTTATCGACGAACAAAACTCAATAAGAGAACGAAATGTTGTTGCATTTACATCAGAGAAGCTTGATGAAAGGAATAGAAgtcttcaacaaaattaCAGGTCATtaaaaacagaaaatgaagaaacaaaaaaaaaattgcataCAGTTGTTGAACAGCTTGAAAAACTGCTGAAAGAAGTAGATTGGGATCGTATACCCAAAAATTCCAGAGACTATATCCGCTTTAGAAAACAATTAGAATACCTACAAGATGCATACCAGATACTAAAATAG